Proteins encoded together in one Longimicrobium sp. window:
- a CDS encoding sensor domain-containing diguanylate cyclase, with protein sequence MLLLVAGVAYVAALLAPRWRPEWGAWAAVPVLAGLAAWAYTRSPRALAVLAAWPAIHLLLLATGSLASPLIALAGVWAYLLLREREPWTRPAAAVAALLVPLVVWLFGGTVEWMDLLRHALAMGAGAALALVSVPARRTLADPEAPARKAARTEAAVSDAELTEAAMELVRRATDAQEAALWKMDADEGTAQLRARAAPDGVAEPEPRVSLEGHPFRWAIDEQMPVHLQRGRRDLPSPWAAEMLLVPVELPLGVLALAYPGVVPPGAEATALAAAKHLSALVSLLRMRADSSRSEARTAALRTAVLALPGELELEPFARQLAEAVRAGLGAEGAAVALAPGVSGPFGRILHIAAETGRAPRAAAEFGDGDSRVALSIKHGVDLSYRDLRGESELLPLLAPGEMWVSPPRSAAVIPLVADGEPLGAVVAWHPDPARFGPKEMELLRDLRSIAPPPLRGGLKLDRVEQLAATDSLTGLANRSTFESRASTAAAYFDRYARPFSMLMLDVDFFKKFNDTHGHEVGDRVLKHVADLLRAGVRDVDLPARLGGEEFVVLMPETSLRQAGDAAERIRRSIEARPLIFGGQPLRITASVGVAACPECTPTAADLLKLADEALYRAKAGGRNRVMLAPKAGRAPEVEI encoded by the coding sequence GTGCTGCTCCTCGTGGCGGGCGTGGCCTACGTGGCCGCGCTCCTGGCCCCGCGCTGGCGTCCGGAATGGGGCGCGTGGGCCGCGGTGCCCGTGCTGGCCGGGCTCGCGGCCTGGGCGTACACCCGCTCGCCCCGCGCCCTGGCGGTCCTCGCCGCCTGGCCCGCGATCCACCTTCTGCTGCTCGCCACGGGCTCGCTCGCGTCGCCGCTGATCGCGCTGGCGGGCGTCTGGGCGTACCTCCTGCTGCGCGAGCGGGAGCCGTGGACGCGCCCCGCGGCCGCCGTCGCCGCGCTCCTGGTACCGCTCGTGGTGTGGCTGTTCGGGGGAACGGTGGAGTGGATGGATCTCCTTCGCCACGCGCTGGCGATGGGTGCCGGAGCGGCGCTCGCGCTCGTCTCCGTGCCCGCGCGCCGCACTCTCGCGGACCCGGAGGCGCCCGCCCGCAAGGCTGCGCGCACCGAGGCCGCCGTTTCGGACGCGGAGCTGACGGAGGCGGCGATGGAGCTGGTGCGCCGCGCCACGGACGCGCAGGAGGCCGCGCTCTGGAAGATGGATGCGGACGAAGGAACGGCGCAGCTCCGCGCCCGCGCCGCTCCCGACGGTGTCGCCGAGCCCGAGCCGCGCGTCTCGCTGGAAGGGCATCCCTTCCGCTGGGCGATCGACGAGCAGATGCCGGTGCACCTCCAGCGAGGACGGCGCGACCTGCCGTCGCCGTGGGCCGCGGAGATGCTCCTCGTCCCCGTGGAGCTCCCGCTGGGCGTCCTGGCGCTCGCCTATCCCGGCGTCGTCCCCCCCGGCGCCGAGGCGACCGCGCTGGCGGCGGCGAAGCACCTCTCCGCCCTCGTCTCGCTCCTGCGCATGCGCGCCGACTCATCGCGCTCCGAGGCGCGCACGGCCGCGTTGAGGACCGCCGTACTGGCGCTCCCGGGGGAGCTGGAGCTGGAGCCGTTCGCGCGGCAGCTGGCCGAAGCGGTGCGCGCCGGACTGGGTGCGGAGGGCGCCGCCGTGGCGCTGGCTCCCGGCGTGAGCGGGCCGTTCGGGCGCATCCTGCACATCGCGGCGGAGACGGGCCGCGCCCCGCGCGCCGCCGCCGAGTTCGGGGACGGGGATTCGCGGGTGGCGCTCAGCATCAAGCACGGGGTTGACCTGTCGTACCGCGACCTGCGCGGCGAGAGCGAGCTGCTGCCGCTCCTGGCGCCGGGCGAGATGTGGGTGTCGCCGCCGCGCTCCGCCGCCGTCATCCCGCTGGTGGCGGACGGGGAGCCCCTCGGCGCCGTCGTCGCGTGGCATCCGGACCCGGCGCGCTTCGGGCCCAAGGAGATGGAGCTCCTGCGCGACCTGCGCTCCATCGCGCCTCCACCTCTTCGCGGCGGGCTGAAGCTGGACCGGGTGGAGCAGCTCGCCGCCACCGATTCGCTCACCGGCCTGGCGAACCGCTCCACATTCGAGAGCCGCGCCTCCACCGCGGCCGCGTACTTCGACCGCTACGCGCGTCCGTTCAGCATGCTGATGCTGGACGTGGACTTCTTCAAGAAGTTCAACGACACGCACGGCCACGAGGTTGGCGACCGCGTCCTGAAGCACGTCGCCGACCTGCTGCGCGCCGGCGTGCGCGACGTGGACCTTCCTGCGCGTCTCGGCGGCGAGGAGTTCGTGGTGCTGATGCCGGAGACGTCGCTGCGGCAGGCGGGCGACGCCGCCGAGCGCATCCGCCGCAGCATCGAGGCGCGCCCCCTGATCTTCGGCGGGCAGCCGCTGCGAATCACGGCCTCGGTGGGCGTGGCCGCATGCCCCGAGTGCACCCCCACCGCCGCCGACCTCCTGAAGCTGGCCGACGAGGCGCTGTACCGCGCCAAGGCCGGCGGCCGCAACCGCGTGATGCTGGCGCCGAAAGCGGGGCGCGCGCCGGAAGTGGAGATCTGA
- the larB gene encoding nickel pincer cofactor biosynthesis protein LarB: protein MTPERLRALLNEVARGETAPDVAEQRLRWTPAEELGFATVDHHRALRHGFPEVIFGAGKTPDQLAGIAERIAVRGDGLLATRVSPEGAERLAAVLPGVEINALGRTAYLPPAIPAGRRTRGPVLIVTAGTSDLPVAEEAADTLRAFGSPVERLTDVGVAGLHRILSAGEVLQRAAVVIVIAGMEGALPSVVGGLVSAPVIAVPTSVGYGAAFGGLAALLGMLNSCASGVTVVNIDNGFGAAVAAARINLLTSS, encoded by the coding sequence GTGACGCCGGAGCGCCTGCGCGCGCTCCTGAACGAGGTCGCGCGGGGGGAGACGGCGCCGGACGTCGCGGAGCAGCGGCTGCGCTGGACCCCCGCCGAGGAGCTGGGCTTCGCCACGGTGGACCATCACCGAGCGCTGCGCCACGGCTTTCCGGAGGTGATCTTTGGGGCGGGCAAGACCCCCGACCAGCTCGCCGGCATCGCGGAGCGCATCGCCGTCCGCGGCGACGGGCTGCTGGCGACGCGCGTGAGCCCCGAGGGCGCCGAGCGGCTCGCGGCCGTGCTCCCGGGCGTGGAGATCAACGCGCTGGGCCGCACCGCCTACCTGCCGCCCGCGATCCCTGCGGGGCGTCGCACGCGCGGCCCCGTGCTGATCGTTACGGCCGGCACGAGCGATCTTCCCGTGGCCGAGGAGGCGGCGGACACCCTCCGCGCCTTCGGCAGCCCCGTGGAGCGGCTGACCGACGTCGGCGTGGCCGGGCTGCACCGCATCCTTTCCGCCGGCGAAGTCCTGCAGCGCGCGGCCGTCGTCATCGTGATCGCGGGGATGGAGGGCGCGCTTCCCTCCGTGGTCGGCGGGCTGGTGTCCGCGCCGGTGATCGCGGTGCCGACGAGCGTGGGATATGGCGCGGCGTTCGGCGGGCTGGCTGCGCTGCTCGGGATGCTCAACTCCTGCGCGTCGGGCGTGACGGTGGTGAACATCGACAACGGGTTCGGCGCGGCGGTCGCGGCCGCGCGGATCAACCTTCTGACCTCCTCCTGA
- the dusB gene encoding tRNA dihydrouridine synthase DusB, producing MKSNALDLLASGTVPLYLAPQAGVSESPFRRLCRRFGADVVVSEFVSAEGIRRHDRRTHGYLRFNDEERPIGIQIFGGDPQAMAEAAALVEEVYEPDFLDINFGCPVKKVVTRNGGSGCLRDLDLVQAIIRAVRAAISIPTTVKIRSGWSEDTRNPVEIALRCQDAGAMALTLHARSRTQMYSGTANWDEIAAVKAALDIPVIGNGDVWTGEDARRMHDHTKCDGIMIARGSHGAPWIFGQARAALEGRPVPADPDPVERFGIVIEHARLAIAWESDEEKAMVEFRKHLGWYTKGLPNGRLLRQELFAVTRIEEAERLLEGYLQQTQEVAA from the coding sequence ATGAAATCGAATGCGCTCGACCTTCTGGCAAGCGGCACCGTCCCGCTCTACCTTGCGCCCCAGGCAGGCGTCAGCGAGTCCCCTTTCCGCCGGCTCTGCCGCCGCTTCGGGGCGGACGTCGTCGTGTCCGAGTTCGTCTCCGCCGAGGGGATCCGGCGGCACGACCGGCGCACGCACGGCTACCTGCGTTTCAACGACGAAGAGCGCCCCATCGGCATCCAGATCTTCGGCGGCGATCCCCAGGCCATGGCCGAGGCCGCGGCGCTGGTGGAGGAGGTGTACGAGCCGGACTTCCTGGACATCAACTTCGGCTGCCCGGTCAAAAAGGTGGTGACCCGCAACGGCGGCTCCGGCTGCCTGCGCGACCTCGACCTGGTGCAGGCGATCATCCGCGCCGTACGCGCCGCCATCTCCATCCCCACCACGGTCAAGATCCGCAGCGGGTGGAGCGAGGATACGCGCAACCCCGTTGAGATCGCGCTGCGCTGCCAGGACGCGGGCGCCATGGCGCTGACCCTGCACGCCCGCAGCCGCACCCAGATGTACAGCGGTACGGCCAACTGGGACGAGATCGCCGCGGTCAAAGCGGCGCTCGACATCCCGGTCATCGGCAACGGCGACGTGTGGACGGGCGAGGACGCACGGCGCATGCACGATCACACGAAGTGCGACGGCATCATGATCGCCCGCGGCTCGCACGGGGCGCCGTGGATCTTTGGGCAGGCGCGCGCGGCGCTGGAGGGCCGCCCCGTCCCCGCCGATCCGGACCCGGTGGAGCGCTTCGGCATCGTCATCGAGCACGCGCGCCTGGCGATCGCGTGGGAGAGCGACGAGGAGAAGGCGATGGTGGAGTTCCGCAAGCACCTGGGGTGGTACACCAAGGGGTTGCCGAACGGGCGCCTCCTTCGCCAGGAGCTCTTCGCCGTCACGCGGATCGAGGAGGCGGAGCGGCTCCTGGAAGGCTACCTGCAGCAGACGCAGGAGGTAGCGGCGTGA
- a CDS encoding glycosyltransferase, which produces MSFFDVLTVAALGLYLASSAAAWWALRRPSPPPRDATPFVSVVVAARNEAASLPALLADLAAQTYPAFEALIVDDRSTDETAELVEDAAARQPGRFRLVRQTEVPPGLSPKKLALQRGVEASRGEILLLTDADCRVPCTWVAGLVRSFQPDVAMVLGCSEYASEGPWFERFQAFDFLTLTTTMLASARLGMPLGASGHNLAYRRAAFERVGGYRSGLGRIAGDDMLMLYLIRSAPELGRIGWADGPETLVRTQPVPTLRDFRNQRARWASSGMHHFRADVRVLAYGAASLYANVFVLCGPLFVWSGYLTWAGWIAGVLAKLAADLLVYGTAARRFGRTGLLRWLPLWFLAQPFYLTAMAVWGSRPRFHWKP; this is translated from the coding sequence TTGTCGTTCTTTGACGTCCTGACGGTCGCCGCGCTCGGCCTGTACCTCGCGTCATCGGCCGCGGCGTGGTGGGCGCTGCGCCGTCCCTCGCCGCCGCCGAGAGACGCGACGCCTTTCGTCAGCGTGGTGGTGGCCGCGCGCAACGAAGCAGCCAGTCTCCCCGCGCTCCTCGCCGACCTCGCCGCGCAGACGTACCCGGCCTTCGAGGCGCTGATCGTGGACGACCGCTCCACCGATGAAACGGCGGAGCTCGTAGAAGATGCCGCCGCGCGGCAACCGGGTCGCTTTCGCCTGGTTCGTCAGACGGAGGTCCCGCCGGGCCTGTCGCCGAAGAAGCTTGCCCTTCAGCGCGGCGTCGAAGCCAGCCGCGGCGAGATCCTGCTCCTCACTGACGCCGACTGCCGCGTTCCCTGCACCTGGGTGGCGGGGTTGGTGCGCTCCTTTCAGCCTGACGTCGCGATGGTGCTGGGATGCTCCGAATACGCCTCCGAGGGCCCCTGGTTCGAACGATTCCAGGCGTTCGACTTCCTCACGCTGACCACTACGATGCTCGCGAGCGCCCGTCTGGGCATGCCGCTGGGCGCGTCGGGGCACAACCTGGCCTACCGGCGCGCCGCCTTCGAGCGCGTGGGAGGCTACCGCTCCGGCCTCGGCCGCATCGCCGGCGACGACATGCTCATGCTCTACCTGATCCGCTCCGCGCCCGAGCTGGGCCGCATCGGCTGGGCGGACGGCCCGGAGACGCTCGTACGGACGCAGCCCGTCCCCACCCTACGCGACTTCCGCAACCAGCGGGCGCGCTGGGCGTCCAGCGGGATGCACCACTTTCGCGCGGACGTGCGGGTGCTGGCGTACGGAGCGGCATCGCTCTACGCCAACGTCTTCGTGCTGTGCGGGCCGCTCTTCGTGTGGTCGGGGTACCTGACGTGGGCGGGATGGATCGCGGGCGTGCTCGCCAAGCTGGCCGCGGACCTCCTGGTGTACGGAACGGCGGCGCGCCGCTTCGGCCGCACCGGGCTGCTGCGCTGGCTTCCGCTCTGGTTCCTCGCGCAACCGTTCTACCTGACCGCGATGGCGGTGTGGGGAAGCCGCCCTCGCTTCCACTGGAAGCCCTGA
- a CDS encoding trypsin-like peptidase domain-containing protein, with protein sequence MSSFIKVTAAALAVGLGIGVGQGMVSRAAPNGLLDAQPQQTIAALPPQEDNIAVRVARQATPAVVSIATEGGSGSGVIVNRNGTIITNAHVVGNSQTVRVGLQNGQMLLGTVRGRDPSVDIAVVQIPGSNFPSAPLGDSDRLAVGQTAVAIGNPFGLERTVTTGVVSAINRSIDEQFEPLIQTDAAINPGNSGGPLLDSRGQVIGINTVVLRDPTSGGTASGLGFAIPINLANEIARQIVATGRVRRAYIGVVPADVTPEIAAQFGLPVQRGIILRGVGRGTPAAEAGLQVADIITQINGVAINSSGDLRRFLRAQQAGTTATLTVLRPGPDGAAQRLQIRLRLSEIST encoded by the coding sequence GTGAGCAGCTTCATCAAAGTGACCGCCGCCGCGCTCGCGGTGGGGTTGGGGATTGGGGTGGGACAGGGGATGGTCAGCCGCGCCGCGCCCAACGGGCTCCTGGACGCGCAGCCGCAGCAGACCATCGCGGCGCTCCCCCCGCAGGAGGACAACATCGCGGTGCGCGTCGCGCGGCAGGCGACGCCTGCGGTGGTGAGCATCGCGACCGAGGGCGGATCGGGCTCGGGGGTGATCGTCAACCGCAACGGCACGATCATCACCAACGCCCACGTGGTGGGCAACAGCCAGACGGTGCGGGTGGGGCTGCAGAACGGGCAGATGCTGCTGGGAACCGTGCGCGGCCGCGACCCCAGCGTGGACATCGCGGTCGTGCAGATCCCGGGCTCCAACTTCCCCAGCGCGCCGCTCGGCGACTCGGACCGGCTGGCGGTGGGGCAGACCGCGGTGGCCATCGGCAACCCGTTCGGGCTGGAGCGCACGGTGACGACGGGGGTGGTGTCGGCCATCAATCGCAGCATCGACGAGCAGTTCGAGCCCCTGATCCAGACCGACGCCGCCATCAACCCCGGCAACTCGGGCGGGCCGCTGCTGGACTCGCGCGGCCAGGTGATCGGCATCAACACCGTGGTGCTGCGCGACCCCACCAGCGGCGGCACGGCGAGCGGGCTCGGCTTCGCCATCCCCATCAACCTGGCCAACGAGATCGCCCGCCAGATCGTGGCGACGGGGCGGGTGCGCCGCGCGTACATCGGCGTGGTGCCGGCGGACGTCACGCCGGAGATCGCAGCGCAGTTCGGTCTGCCGGTGCAGCGCGGCATCATCCTGCGCGGCGTGGGGCGCGGCACTCCCGCGGCCGAGGCCGGGCTGCAGGTGGCGGACATCATCACCCAGATCAACGGCGTGGCGATCAACTCGTCCGGTGACCTGCGCCGCTTCCTGCGCGCGCAGCAGGCCGGGACGACCGCGACGCTCACCGTGCTGCGCCCCGGCCCGGACGGCGCGGCGCAGCGGCTCCAGATCCGCCTGCGCCTGAGCGAGATCAGCACCTGA
- a CDS encoding dipeptidase: MAVSDYLQRNRERSLEELIDWLRIPSISAKTEHREDTARAAEWLAGRMREVGLQTVDVVATAGNPVVVGEWRGAEGAPTLLVYGHYDVQPPEPLDEWKSPPFEPVVTDGRIYARGSVDDKGQVYLHLKAVEAHLAENGSLPVNVVFLVEGEEEVGSPNLGAFLKEHVERLRCDAVMISDTTMFAPGLPSITVGLRGLAYMEVRVQGPSVDLHSGAYGGAVVNPALVLARILSQLHDEQGRITIPGFYDRVRELTAEQRAAIAALPFEEEGLREEVGAPALGGEAGYGSVERIWARPTLDVNGLLSGYTGEGAKTVLPARAMAKVSMRLVPDQDYKEIERIFIDHIRSLAPEGVTVQVEALHGGQPWFAEPEGKVFDAAKRALARAYGKDPVMIREGGSIPIVQSFQETLNAPVVLIGFGLPGENAHAPNEWMSVENFHVGAEAIAALYEELR; this comes from the coding sequence ATGGCCGTTTCCGACTACCTGCAGCGCAACCGCGAGCGCAGCCTCGAAGAGCTGATCGATTGGCTCCGCATCCCCAGCATCAGCGCCAAGACCGAGCACCGCGAAGACACCGCCCGCGCCGCGGAGTGGCTCGCCGGCCGCATGCGCGAGGTGGGGCTGCAGACGGTGGACGTCGTAGCGACCGCCGGCAACCCCGTCGTCGTGGGCGAGTGGCGTGGGGCCGAGGGCGCACCCACGCTGCTGGTCTACGGCCACTACGACGTGCAGCCTCCCGAGCCGCTCGACGAGTGGAAGTCGCCCCCGTTCGAGCCGGTGGTGACGGACGGGCGCATCTACGCGCGCGGCTCGGTGGACGACAAGGGGCAGGTGTACCTCCACCTCAAGGCCGTGGAGGCGCACCTGGCGGAGAATGGCTCGCTGCCGGTGAACGTCGTCTTCCTGGTGGAGGGCGAGGAAGAGGTCGGCTCGCCGAACCTGGGCGCCTTTCTCAAGGAGCACGTGGAGCGGTTGCGCTGCGACGCGGTGATGATCTCGGACACGACGATGTTCGCGCCGGGCCTGCCGTCGATCACGGTGGGGCTGCGCGGGCTGGCGTACATGGAGGTGCGCGTGCAGGGGCCGTCGGTGGACCTGCACTCCGGCGCGTACGGCGGCGCGGTGGTGAACCCGGCGCTCGTCCTGGCGCGCATCCTCTCGCAGCTCCACGACGAGCAGGGGCGCATCACCATCCCCGGCTTCTACGACCGCGTGCGTGAGCTGACGGCGGAGCAGCGCGCCGCCATCGCCGCGCTGCCGTTCGAGGAGGAAGGCCTGCGCGAGGAGGTCGGCGCGCCGGCGCTGGGCGGCGAGGCGGGGTACGGCTCGGTGGAGCGCATCTGGGCGCGGCCCACGCTGGACGTCAACGGCCTCCTCTCCGGCTACACGGGTGAAGGCGCCAAGACGGTGCTCCCCGCGCGCGCCATGGCCAAGGTCTCCATGCGCCTGGTGCCGGACCAGGACTACAAGGAGATCGAGCGCATCTTCATCGACCACATCAGGTCGCTGGCGCCGGAAGGGGTCACGGTGCAGGTGGAGGCGCTGCACGGCGGGCAACCCTGGTTCGCGGAGCCGGAGGGGAAGGTGTTCGACGCGGCCAAGCGCGCCCTGGCCCGCGCCTACGGCAAGGACCCGGTGATGATCCGCGAGGGCGGCTCCATCCCCATCGTGCAGTCGTTCCAGGAGACGCTGAACGCGCCGGTGGTCCTGATCGGCTTCGGGCTGCCCGGCGAGAACGCGCACGCGCCCAACGAGTGGATGTCGGTGGAGAACTTCCACGTGGGCGCGGAGGCGATCGCCGCGCTGTACGAGGAGCTCCGGTGA
- a CDS encoding M2 family metallopeptidase has protein sequence MISPGATTAEAEVRAFIDGHVERIAPLMRESNLAAWDAATGADPQAHERSARARAAYKTVYADATNARLVRTWLASEDVRDPLLRRQLVLLDNEYTGNQLPPETIEDLVRRATELEQTFTEFRATFAGERATNNQLLDVLRDERDVATRREAWEASKQIGREVAEPLRELVRRRNAAARSLGFPDYYVMELRLQELDEERLFAILDEFRDRTDAPYRRFRDELDARLAARFGVAAEALRPWHWEDPFGQEAPGVGTVELDDVFRDHDSVRIAADFFRGIGLPADDVLARSDLYEREGKDQHAFCIDVDREGDVRILCNMRPNEKWMGTLLHELGHAVYDSYVPRDLPFIVRGPAHILTTEAVAMYMGRLTRDPSWLREVMGAGLGDDEADDVRAQLRAAMLVAARWMLVMAYFERELYRDPDRPDLNALWWDLVERLQMVRRPDGRDEPDWASKIHLSGAPVYYHNYLLGELMASQMSAAARRGIPRGRSIAGEEPVGRFFRERIFRPGASLDWNELLVHATGEGLSPRFFVEEFVEG, from the coding sequence GTGATCTCACCGGGCGCGACGACGGCTGAGGCGGAGGTCCGCGCCTTCATCGACGGGCACGTGGAGCGGATCGCGCCGCTGATGCGCGAGTCGAACCTGGCGGCGTGGGACGCGGCCACCGGCGCGGACCCGCAGGCGCACGAGCGCTCCGCCCGCGCCCGCGCCGCGTACAAGACGGTGTACGCGGACGCGACCAACGCGCGCCTGGTGCGCACCTGGCTCGCCAGCGAGGACGTGCGCGATCCCCTGCTCCGCCGCCAGCTCGTGCTGCTGGACAACGAGTACACGGGCAACCAGCTCCCGCCCGAGACCATCGAGGACCTGGTGCGCCGCGCCACGGAGCTGGAGCAGACCTTCACCGAGTTCCGCGCCACCTTTGCCGGCGAGCGCGCCACCAACAACCAGCTCCTGGACGTCCTGCGCGACGAGCGCGACGTGGCCACCCGGCGCGAGGCGTGGGAGGCGAGCAAGCAGATCGGACGCGAGGTGGCCGAGCCGCTGCGCGAGCTGGTGCGGCGCAGGAACGCCGCGGCGCGCTCGCTCGGCTTTCCCGACTACTACGTGATGGAGCTGCGCCTGCAGGAGCTGGACGAGGAGCGGCTCTTTGCCATCCTGGACGAGTTCCGCGACCGCACGGACGCACCCTATCGCCGCTTCCGCGACGAGCTGGACGCGCGCCTCGCCGCCCGCTTCGGCGTCGCCGCCGAGGCGCTCCGCCCCTGGCACTGGGAAGACCCTTTCGGCCAGGAAGCGCCCGGCGTAGGCACCGTGGAGCTGGACGACGTCTTCCGCGACCACGACTCGGTGAGGATCGCCGCCGACTTCTTTCGCGGCATCGGCCTCCCCGCGGACGACGTGCTCGCGCGCAGCGACCTGTACGAGCGCGAGGGCAAGGACCAGCACGCCTTCTGCATCGACGTGGACCGCGAGGGCGACGTGCGCATCCTGTGCAACATGCGCCCCAACGAGAAGTGGATGGGCACCCTCCTCCACGAGCTGGGCCACGCGGTGTACGACAGCTACGTGCCGCGCGACCTTCCCTTCATCGTCCGCGGCCCCGCGCACATTCTGACGACCGAGGCGGTCGCCATGTACATGGGCCGCCTCACGCGCGACCCCTCCTGGTTGCGCGAGGTGATGGGCGCCGGCCTGGGCGACGACGAGGCGGACGACGTGCGCGCGCAGCTCCGCGCCGCAATGCTGGTGGCCGCGCGCTGGATGCTGGTGATGGCGTACTTCGAGCGCGAGCTGTACCGCGACCCGGACCGCCCCGACCTGAACGCGCTCTGGTGGGACCTGGTGGAGCGCCTCCAGATGGTGCGCCGCCCCGACGGCCGAGACGAGCCGGACTGGGCCTCCAAGATCCACCTCAGCGGCGCCCCGGTCTACTACCACAACTACCTGCTGGGCGAGCTGATGGCGTCACAGATGTCCGCCGCCGCGCGCCGCGGCATCCCGCGCGGCCGCAGCATCGCGGGGGAGGAGCCGGTGGGCCGCTTCTTTCGCGAGCGCATCTTTCGCCCCGGCGCCTCGCTGGACTGGAACGAGCTCCTGGTGCACGCAACCGGCGAAGGCCTGTCGCCGCGGTTCTTCGTGGAGGAGTTCGTGGAGGGGTAG
- a CDS encoding FAD-dependent oxidoreductase, translating into MADEEVDVAIVGAGVSGVYSAWRLKRADPSRRIVVFEGGNHVGGRLLSVRPPDIKDMVAELGGMRILPAVQPLIRKLLQALNDELPAGQQIETYDFPVDKPQNIAYLRGVHLRNSDFTTNPRKVPYHLSFLERGGTAGSIIINAIEQIVPGITSPGLSEQQRREMVKGATFAGLPLYQQGFWNVLLRVISCEGYELGVDAGGYNSTLFNWNAADAIPWYLSDFGVDARYKGFKQGFQQVPLSLAQLFGPDGIRLDTRVDGFDAAGDGFELRVGGKTVRAGTLILAMPRRSLDLLAPASPPLQEIRELISSVTPRPLFKLFTTYSNPWWRSAGSAGPDGKFIPVESGRSVTDLPVRQTYYWPNDDGTPATEGPAMLMASYDDGTNIGYWDGFRPRRRQAWQEGKEVADVEEPHLGDDCEGHPDLAWCQYKAPRRMVKEVARQLGIIHGLSYTPDVRNAAFRDWGDDPFGGGWNSWNIGVQSWDVKERIVQPFDGRALYICGEAYSDAQGWVEGALQTADMMLAKLGLAPL; encoded by the coding sequence ATGGCAGACGAAGAGGTCGATGTCGCGATCGTCGGAGCCGGCGTCTCGGGCGTCTACAGCGCCTGGCGCCTCAAGCGGGCCGACCCGAGCCGCAGGATCGTCGTCTTCGAGGGCGGCAACCACGTCGGGGGGCGGCTGCTCTCGGTGCGCCCGCCGGACATCAAGGACATGGTCGCGGAGCTGGGCGGGATGCGCATCCTCCCGGCGGTGCAGCCCCTCATCAGGAAGCTCCTCCAGGCGCTGAACGACGAGTTGCCGGCGGGGCAGCAGATCGAGACCTACGACTTCCCGGTGGACAAGCCGCAGAACATCGCCTACCTGCGCGGCGTGCACCTGCGGAACTCCGACTTCACCACCAACCCGCGCAAGGTGCCGTACCACCTCAGCTTCCTGGAGCGGGGCGGTACGGCCGGCAGCATCATCATCAACGCCATCGAGCAGATCGTCCCGGGGATCACCAGCCCGGGGCTAAGCGAGCAGCAACGCCGCGAGATGGTGAAGGGCGCCACCTTCGCCGGGCTCCCGCTCTACCAGCAGGGCTTCTGGAACGTGCTGCTGCGCGTCATCAGCTGCGAGGGGTACGAGCTGGGGGTGGACGCGGGGGGCTACAACTCCACCCTCTTCAACTGGAACGCCGCCGACGCGATCCCCTGGTACCTCTCCGACTTCGGTGTGGACGCCCGGTACAAGGGCTTCAAGCAGGGCTTCCAGCAGGTCCCCCTTTCGCTCGCGCAGCTCTTCGGCCCCGACGGCATCCGCCTGGACACGCGGGTGGACGGCTTCGACGCGGCGGGCGACGGGTTCGAGCTGCGGGTGGGCGGGAAGACGGTGCGGGCGGGAACGCTCATCCTGGCCATGCCGCGCCGGTCGCTCGACCTGCTGGCGCCGGCGAGCCCGCCGCTCCAGGAGATCCGGGAGCTCATCTCGAGCGTCACGCCCCGGCCGCTGTTCAAGCTCTTCACCACCTACAGCAACCCGTGGTGGCGATCCGCGGGGTCCGCCGGGCCCGACGGCAAGTTCATACCCGTGGAGTCCGGCCGCTCCGTCACGGACCTCCCCGTGCGCCAGACCTACTACTGGCCGAACGACGACGGCACGCCCGCGACGGAAGGACCGGCGATGCTGATGGCCAGCTACGACGACGGAACGAACATCGGCTACTGGGACGGCTTCCGTCCGCGCCGCCGGCAGGCCTGGCAGGAGGGGAAGGAGGTGGCGGACGTGGAAGAGCCCCACCTGGGCGACGACTGCGAGGGGCACCCCGACCTGGCGTGGTGCCAGTACAAGGCCCCGCGCCGGATGGTGAAGGAGGTGGCGCGCCAGCTCGGCATCATCCACGGGCTCAGCTACACCCCCGACGTGCGCAACGCCGCGTTCCGCGACTGGGGGGACGACCCCTTCGGCGGCGGGTGGAACAGCTGGAACATCGGCGTACAGAGCTGGGACGTGAAGGAGCGGATCGTCCAGCCCTTCGACGGCCGCGCGCTCTACATCTGCGGCGAGGCCTACTCCGACGCGCAGGGGTGGGTGGAAGGCGCGCTGCAGACGGCGGACATGATGCTCGCGAAGCTCGGCCTCGCACCCCTCTGA